The Anaerolineae bacterium DNA segment GGGGGCAACTCACGACTCACCGCTTCCATGGCCTGCTGGGTGGAGTAACCAGCGCGCAGCGAATTGACCATCAAATTGAGCATATCCGGCAACTGGGCGTTGAATTGGGTCAAGCGTTGAGATCGCCGCAATCGAACATAAAATCCTGGCCCCATCCACCCTAAAACCACCCCCAATAAGGTAAATAGCGCGTTGCCGCCGCCAAAGGCATAGCCCACCAGGCCCCCCAGAATCAGAGCCAAGAAGCGCAAGGCAATGTACTCGGCAGGGCGCAACCGCAGGTCGGCTTGAGACAAACCCCGCGCAATACCTCCCCACCATTCTGTACGTTCGACCTGCCGGTCCAGCCAGGATTGCAACGCCCCAGGTTCACGGGAGCGCCGCAGTTCATCTGCCTCCATCTCATCTTGTAAATACTGTTCCAGCCGCTTCTCCAGTTGAGCCCGTTCCCCCCGAATGGACAGCACCAGCCCAACCACCAACAAAATCAGGGCCAGACCACCGCCTATGGTGATGAGCAACACCGGACTCATGGCTCTACTCCCTCC contains these protein-coding regions:
- a CDS encoding secretion system protein F; protein product: MSPVLLITIGGGLALILLVVGLVLSIRGERAQLEKRLEQYLQDEMEADELRRSREPGALQSWLDRQVERTEWWGGIARGLSQADLRLRPAEYIALRFLALILGGLVGYAFGGGNALFTLLGVVLGWMGPGFYVRLRRSQRLTQFNAQLPDMLNLMVNSLRAGYSTQQAMEAVSRELPPPISTEFRRVTQELQIGIPMEWALENLLRRVPSDDLDLVVTAILVQREVGGNLAEVLETISETIRERVRVQGEIRTLTAQVRLSGTIISLIPFVLFLIIYRIAPDYMGQFLRPENRVCGLGMLGTALTMIGLGYYIMQRISKIEV